Below is a genomic region from Belonocnema kinseyi isolate 2016_QV_RU_SX_M_011 chromosome 4, B_treatae_v1, whole genome shotgun sequence.
aattctgtacattcagtgaattctttgaattctgtcaATTCTTCGATTTccgcgaattctgtgaattacctcagttccataaattccatgaatttctcgaatttcgtATATTcgataaattccgtgaattcaatgaatttcatgaattctgtgaattcttcgAATGctctgaattccgtaaattcgttgaattctgttCATTACATGAATTCTGTAATTTCTGTATATTCCACGAAtatcttaaattccatgaattccttgaattctataaatacgCGCCTTATATACTGttcattaacaaaagttttgtcTCCGTCAAAAATGTTCTTTCTTTGCCTGAAACATACAGCATTTCGCAATGCAGCCTTAGTTTACATGTTGGTaatatatacttaaaataattaaattaaaaaaattattatggtaACTTAagactttattttaataaattactgaCGTTGgcattattttgagaaatttccatataaaaacACCATAACCATACTATCTACCAGCTACCGACTGCAGCCGGATTTTTTATTAGAAGCGCTCGCATTTGCTTGGACTTTAAGCcaagggagaggaaaactgcagaaaccCTTTCCCGAGCGCAGCCGTTTACAGACCGTTACTGTTCACTGcttcaaaatttctagaaatccaAGTTCTCATCATGATTATGGACTTTCTTAACTTGACGTTTGTTTAACGCCTGGGGAGGTCTAACATTCGACGTGTCTCCTTCAgccaattttattttcttcaatccatTTATCTGCAAGAGAAAAATGCGAGTACAGAATAATAGTATTTAATCAAATGTCGAACTTATTTGcgtaaacattttaggaaatataaATTCTTACTAGGCCTTTGGTAATAGGACCACAATAATCCACTATGAACCAAGAAACAGATTCCGAGCAAGGTGGATAGTCTAAAGATCCttcataaaaaaagaaggaagccTTCCTAGTCATGTCTTCTAGAATACCTTTAATGCAAACCGGGGCTAAATCTGCCGTTGAATTTGGGGATCGCACCTTATGCGAGATTTCTTCCACAGCATCAAAATAAACTTCGGGATAGTCACCTCCGCTCTGAAATTATAAAACTGTGTCAATTATacaggattttgttaaaaaaataaattctattatttcttttcttcaatttttctaggaatataGTTTTTAATAGGTTCTCACTATTTTTAGGTAtaccaataattttttaagggttttagtctttatttttcatatttgttaCCTTTAAACTCcctgtttttctttttgaaatgcacaaaaACATATCTGGGATTGATACCTAAAATCTTTTATGATCATGACGGACCAACCCGcatctcagtgggcacaaaatttagcgacgtctttacgacaccgttacgacatctttacatctttacgacatatttacgacatcctatgtccatgttgtttcggtgtctttgcgatatcgtaaagacatcgtcagatcatacgacttatttacgatgttgtaaagacactttaacgacatggacgtatgatgtcgtaaagttgacgtaaagatgtcataaagacgtcgccaaactttgtgcccactgggacccGACTGGTGCGAGAAAACATCGTCTAGATTAGATGGTGTATAAAATACCTTAACTGGGTGCATTTCTGCCTGATAATATTCTACACGGGactacttattatttttaaaaaaatttgaattaataatatgCACTTCTTACCTTGAATCTCATGGTAAATACTGCAAGGGCGCCCTTCTGTGTTTGagcattttcaaatgatttcaaatcttttttataaaaaaacatatgCACTTCCATATCATgcctattaaacaaaattatattaaatttaatatcaaacGCCATGTCAGTGaaagcgaaaataaaaatatcaagagAGAATTTTTGACTTACAAACGTGCGTTATTAACCTTACGATCTGCAGACATCTCGTCAGTCCACTTTTTATTcgtgcagttaaaaaaattattattattatcttgaaTGATGGTTCCAATAATTAATATGTAAGATTAAACAGATTAAGTGCATAAATGATCTAGCGTTTCCATTTCAcaggaaaattttttgaagacCTTATGTAGGTTGAGTTAAGGtagtctatttgaaaatttaacactacTGCGTTCGCATTGTGCCTATAAAGTTAAAAATGACAATATCgcgttcttaaaataaaaatttgtaatttgtcaCTTTCTTGTAATTTACCAAGATTAATATCACTAGTCTGTTTacggaattattattaatttagatttagatattattaaacaattttgggaCATTTACCTTCTTTGGGGCCCAATGAAAAGTGGCTTTTTCaaacacgtatttcccattaaGGGGTCCACCAGTACAACTTGGAGGTTTTCCAGACCAATCACCTGTTATTTCCACTGTATTATAGGAAAAGTAAAAAAGtggataaaataaaatgaagctgAATTAAATGTataagttcaaataaataatgtgtAATACCAGCGTGACCAGTATTCTTTATGGTGGATGTGTCTGGAAAATATTCAAAGTCTGCAAATGTGAGTGTTTTCTTATAGCCTGGAAAGCCCTTCAGACCAGGTGTCTTAAGAATTATGGGAGATTGATTTTTTCCATTACATTTAGGATATTTTTTGCCCCAGTTTTTAGCATCCTTATAACTCCATGCGTCTGTGAGAAacaagtaaaaattgaaaatcttggtaataagaataaattgtctaaattataaagatttaaaaaatgtcgaaggTCAAAAGCACTCGTCCCGTTCGGAGGCGTCGAGCAATCTTCAACATTCCA
It encodes:
- the LOC117170883 gene encoding carbonic anhydrase 1-like, which codes for MCSAEVSSSMLRPMEKSMHSFEMYELHLVAIILLSLILGANAWSYKDAKNWGKKYPKCNGKNQSPIILKTPGLKGFPGYKKTLTFADFEYFPDTSTIKNTGHAVEITGDWSGKPPSCTGGPLNGKYVFEKATFHWAPKKSGGDYPEVYFDAVEEISHKVRSPNSTADLAPVCIKGILEDMTRKASFFFYEGSLDYPPCSESVSWFIVDYCGPITKGLINGLKKIKLAEGDTSNVRPPQALNKRQVKKVHNHDENLDF